A single window of Leptolyngbya ohadii IS1 DNA harbors:
- the mutL gene encoding DNA mismatch repair endonuclease MutL has product MAKIQLLPDDVVHLIAAGEVIDSLAAVVRELAENALDAGATRITVSMWADKWRVRVADNGCGMALADLQQAAQPHTTSKIQTSLDLWQISSLGFRGEALHSLAQLSDLEICSRLPEEDAGWRVSYSPQGETLQAEAIAQAPGTIVTVSNLFGRWLPRRQGLPSPAQQLRLIQLTIQQLALCHPHVTWQVEQNDRPWFALSGGASTRQILPQVLRDVQMGDLQDLKLHLPEQYGAEDSFLSGSLYVLVGLPDRCHRHRPDWIKVAVNGRTVRVPELEQSILASFRRTLPRDRFPVCFVHLRLTPDQIDWNRHPAKAEIYLHQVDRWQKQVMRSIDRALRLSEATLPDAAYSAALGQIIKAAEAGGTYGDNPPEPTPDPPEPELPLVELKAIAQVHGLYILVEHPTGVWLVEQHIAHERILYEQLCEKWQIVTLDPPLILEGLSPSQLEQLQRIGIDTEPFGDRLWAVRTVPEILASRADCAAAIVELSLGGNLEAALVATACRAAIRNGTPLSQEEMQQLIDQWQKTRHPRTCPHGRPIFLPLEESSLSRFFRRHWVIGKSHGI; this is encoded by the coding sequence ATGGCTAAAATTCAGCTACTCCCCGATGACGTGGTGCATCTAATCGCGGCGGGTGAGGTCATTGACTCCCTAGCGGCGGTGGTGCGCGAACTGGCAGAAAATGCGCTGGATGCGGGTGCGACCCGGATCACGGTTTCCATGTGGGCAGACAAATGGCGGGTGCGCGTGGCGGATAATGGCTGTGGCATGGCGCTGGCGGATTTGCAGCAGGCAGCCCAACCCCACACGACGAGTAAAATTCAGACCAGTCTAGATCTGTGGCAGATTAGCAGTCTGGGATTCCGAGGCGAGGCATTACACAGTCTGGCGCAGTTGAGCGATCTAGAGATTTGTAGCCGTTTGCCGGAAGAAGATGCCGGATGGCGGGTGAGCTACAGTCCTCAAGGGGAAACGCTTCAAGCAGAAGCGATCGCCCAGGCTCCCGGTACGATCGTCACAGTCAGTAATCTGTTTGGCAGATGGTTGCCCCGGCGTCAGGGATTGCCTTCTCCCGCCCAGCAGTTGCGCCTGATTCAATTGACGATTCAGCAGCTTGCCCTCTGTCATCCCCACGTGACCTGGCAGGTGGAGCAAAACGATCGCCCCTGGTTTGCCCTCAGCGGTGGAGCCTCGACTCGGCAAATTCTGCCGCAGGTTTTGCGCGATGTGCAGATGGGCGATTTGCAGGATCTAAAGCTGCATCTGCCGGAACAGTATGGCGCTGAAGATAGCTTTTTGAGCGGTTCGCTTTATGTGCTGGTAGGTTTGCCCGATCGCTGCCATCGTCATCGCCCAGACTGGATTAAGGTCGCGGTGAATGGACGAACGGTGCGCGTACCCGAACTGGAGCAGAGCATTCTGGCAAGCTTTCGGAGGACGCTGCCCCGCGATCGGTTTCCGGTGTGCTTTGTGCATCTGCGCCTGACGCCGGATCAAATTGACTGGAATCGCCATCCGGCAAAGGCAGAAATTTATTTGCATCAGGTCGATCGCTGGCAAAAGCAGGTGATGCGATCGATCGATCGGGCACTGCGCCTGAGTGAAGCCACCCTCCCGGATGCAGCATACTCGGCAGCGCTGGGACAAATTATCAAAGCAGCGGAAGCAGGAGGCACCTACGGCGATAATCCGCCCGAACCGACTCCCGACCCACCTGAGCCAGAACTGCCTCTAGTTGAACTGAAGGCGATCGCCCAGGTTCACGGGCTGTATATTCTGGTGGAGCATCCGACGGGAGTTTGGCTGGTAGAGCAGCATATCGCCCATGAGCGGATTCTCTACGAGCAGCTCTGCGAAAAATGGCAGATAGTCACGCTCGATCCACCTTTAATTCTGGAAGGACTGTCGCCCAGTCAGCTTGAACAGCTTCAGCGGATTGGCATTGACACGGAGCCGTTTGGCGATCGACTCTGGGCAGTGCGAACCGTTCCGGAAATTCTGGCATCGCGAGCGGACTGTGCGGCGGCGATCGTGGAACTGAGCCTGGGCGGCAATCTGGAGGCAGCGCTGGTGGCAACTGCCTGTCGAGCCGCGATCCGCAACGGCACACCCCTGAGCCAGGAAGAGATGCAGCAGCTTATTGATCAGTGGCAGAAAACCCGCCATCCGCGCACCTGCCCCCACGGTCGTCCGATTTTTTTACCATTGGAGGAATCCAGCCTGTCTCGCTTTTTCCGCCGCCATTGGGTGATCGGCAAGAGCCACGGTATTTAA
- a CDS encoding sensor histidine kinase produces MPQQGQPCSSVRLPADTVTVTEITASSSNFFRHFLRHWLKWNFWLVVGSIALLYAWTAQLCLSLLNLNADASPLWIPTGIALAALLWFGGQMWVGVALGVLLLNHSLSVPWLLSLGSVTGSTLEALTGAYLLRTSRVGLTFDRSRDVLNFVAQGVLVPPVVNATIGTLTAYRLGYLGWNQVSHNWWTIWLGDGMGILVFTPLLLTAAHCLTATPLTAAPLTATPPPLTANAFTAIPLQNHVPIQRFSKRLVRHWLDRLREGFAGELLLEQLIWAGLLVVISIFVFCSRPTAAIAQYPLEYAPFPLIVWAALRFSQTHTMIASLLLSAIALGGTTSGDGPFVAKAQDPRQVVLLLQAFIGVVTITALILAAAMAERRQAEAQLQLTAERNRLIGEIALRIRRSLELDQILDTTVQEVRQFLEADRVFICRFDADGGGRVVAESVTEGWTSAEQWTIAPSIYPELQTIFEQCPISVVDDTRSINASTFVQSYHDRYQVKAGIAVPLFVESQSGICPQVSLPRIPAGEVTAERQPCLFGILIVNQCSFPRHWEQTEIELLEQLGTQVTIAIQQAQLYEQVQSLNATLEHQVTERTLQLQDNMAELEQLNQLRDVLIHAVAHDLRTTVMGTLMVLQSLQKQPGEAISVGRSLLERMIQSGEVQLSKLNTLLEVYQNQTQEVVLHWEKVSLAELVRSVMEECEPMLLQNQITLLEDLPTNLPAVQIDRDKVRRVLHQLVTNAVKHNPPGIEVMIQAGIESGQLLCTVTDNGKGIPADQCDRLFDLCLGRCDERKLNGLSLGLPFCQQIIKAHRGRMGVTSFPGTGSQFWFTLPIH; encoded by the coding sequence ATGCCGCAACAGGGACAACCCTGCTCATCCGTCCGCCTACCAGCAGATACAGTTACGGTGACAGAAATTACGGCAAGCTCCTCAAATTTTTTCCGCCACTTTTTGCGTCACTGGCTGAAGTGGAATTTCTGGCTGGTGGTCGGCTCGATCGCCCTACTCTACGCCTGGACTGCTCAGCTTTGCCTGAGTCTCCTCAATCTCAATGCCGATGCATCGCCGCTGTGGATTCCTACCGGAATTGCCCTGGCTGCCCTGCTGTGGTTTGGCGGACAGATGTGGGTTGGTGTAGCGCTGGGGGTGCTGCTGCTGAACCATTCCCTATCGGTGCCCTGGCTGCTCTCTCTGGGGTCTGTTACGGGCAGTACGCTGGAAGCACTCACGGGTGCCTATCTGCTGCGAACTTCCAGAGTGGGCTTAACCTTCGATCGATCGCGGGATGTACTGAATTTTGTGGCGCAGGGTGTTCTCGTTCCGCCTGTCGTCAACGCAACGATCGGAACTTTGACTGCCTATCGTCTGGGATACCTTGGCTGGAATCAGGTCAGCCATAACTGGTGGACAATCTGGCTAGGGGACGGCATGGGAATTCTGGTCTTTACTCCGCTCCTGCTGACGGCTGCCCACTGTTTAACCGCAACACCCCTAACGGCAGCACCCCTAACCGCAACGCCCCCCCCGCTCACAGCAAACGCATTTACAGCAATCCCACTGCAAAATCACGTTCCGATCCAGCGATTCTCAAAACGCCTGGTTCGGCATTGGCTCGATCGCCTCCGGGAAGGGTTTGCGGGGGAACTGCTTCTGGAGCAGCTGATCTGGGCAGGATTGCTGGTGGTGATTAGCATCTTTGTGTTTTGCTCTCGTCCCACTGCCGCGATCGCCCAATACCCGCTAGAATACGCGCCGTTTCCGCTAATTGTCTGGGCAGCTCTGCGGTTTAGCCAGACTCACACGATGATTGCCAGTTTGCTGCTGTCGGCGATCGCGTTGGGTGGCACAACCTCTGGCGATGGTCCGTTTGTGGCAAAGGCGCAAGATCCGCGTCAGGTGGTGCTGTTGCTTCAGGCATTCATCGGCGTCGTCACCATTACTGCTTTGATTCTGGCGGCGGCAATGGCGGAAAGACGGCAGGCAGAGGCACAGCTCCAGTTAACCGCAGAGCGAAATCGCCTGATCGGGGAAATTGCCCTTAGAATTCGACGATCGCTAGAGCTAGACCAGATTCTCGATACCACCGTGCAGGAAGTGCGGCAGTTTTTGGAAGCCGATCGGGTATTTATCTGTCGGTTTGATGCGGATGGCGGCGGACGGGTCGTAGCAGAATCGGTGACGGAGGGCTGGACATCGGCAGAGCAGTGGACCATTGCACCCAGTATCTATCCGGAACTGCAAACCATCTTTGAGCAGTGCCCAATCAGCGTGGTGGATGACACCCGATCGATCAACGCTTCGACCTTTGTGCAGAGCTATCACGATCGCTATCAGGTGAAGGCGGGAATTGCTGTGCCGCTGTTTGTCGAGTCGCAGTCAGGCATCTGTCCCCAGGTTTCCCTGCCTCGCATTCCTGCGGGCGAAGTGACCGCTGAACGTCAGCCCTGCCTGTTTGGGATTTTGATTGTGAATCAGTGCAGTTTTCCGCGCCACTGGGAACAGACGGAAATTGAGCTGTTAGAGCAGCTTGGAACCCAGGTGACGATCGCCATTCAGCAGGCGCAGCTCTATGAGCAGGTGCAGTCCCTCAACGCCACGCTAGAACATCAGGTGACGGAAAGAACGCTTCAGCTTCAGGACAATATGGCAGAACTGGAGCAGCTCAATCAGTTGCGGGATGTGCTGATCCACGCCGTTGCCCACGACCTGCGAACCACCGTCATGGGAACGCTGATGGTGCTGCAATCGCTGCAAAAACAGCCCGGTGAAGCCATCTCAGTCGGACGATCGCTCCTGGAACGCATGATTCAGTCCGGGGAAGTCCAGCTCAGCAAACTGAATACGCTGCTGGAGGTTTACCAGAATCAGACGCAGGAGGTCGTGCTGCACTGGGAAAAGGTGAGCTTAGCAGAGTTGGTGCGATCGGTGATGGAAGAATGCGAGCCGATGCTGCTGCAAAATCAAATCACGCTGCTGGAAGACCTCCCGACCAACCTGCCTGCGGTGCAGATCGATCGCGATAAGGTGCGGCGCGTCCTGCATCAGCTTGTCACCAATGCCGTCAAGCACAACCCCCCCGGCATCGAAGTCATGATCCAGGCAGGCATCGAATCCGGACAGCTCCTCTGCACCGTTACCGACAACGGCAAGGGTATCCCCGCAGACCAGTGCGATCGCTTGTTTGACCTCTGCCTGGGGCGCTGCGATGAGCGCAAGCTAAACGGATTGAGTCTGGGCTTGCCCTTCTGCCAGCAAATTATTAAGGCACACCGGGGACGCATGGGAGTCACGAGCTTTCCGGGAACGGGATCGCAGTTTTGGTTTACTCTGCCGATTCATTAG
- the tkt gene encoding transketolase, translating into MAVATTQSLNELCVNSIRFLAVDAVEKAKSGHPGLPMGAAPMAFVLWDQFMRFNPKNPKWYNRDRFVLSAGHGCMLQYALMYLTGYDSVTLDDVKNFRQWGSKTPGHPENFETAGVEVTTGPLGQGIANAVGLAMAEAHMAARFNKPDCTLIDHYTYVILGDGCNMEGVSGEACSLAGHLGLGKLIALYDDNHISIDGSTDVSFTEDVSKRFEAYGWHVLHVEDGNTDLEGIAKAIEEAKKVTDKPTMIKVTTTIGYGSPNKANTAGVHGSPLGGDEIQLTRDKLGWKYGSFEVPGEALDHFRQAVDRGASLEAEWSETLAQYRTKYPQEAAEFERMLSGTLPEGWEKALPVYTPEDKALATRQTSEKSLNALAPVLPELIGGSADLTHSNLTYLKGFGDFQKGSFGGRNLRFGVREHGMGAICNGIALHGSGLIPYGATFLVFTDYMRGAIRLSALAECGVIWVMTHDSIALGEDGPTHQPVETIASLRAIPNLTVFRPADGNETSAAYKVAVEYANQHRPTLMAMSRQGLPNLGGTIEQAAKGAYVLSDSEGTPDIILIGTGSEVSLCVKAAEQLNGEGKKVRVVSMPSWEVFEEQDAAYKESVLPKDVKKRLAVEAGISFGWCRYVGDQGATISIDQFGASAPGGVLMEKFGFTVENVVSKAKALLG; encoded by the coding sequence ATGGCTGTCGCAACAACCCAATCGCTGAATGAATTGTGTGTCAACTCGATTCGCTTTCTAGCAGTCGATGCCGTCGAAAAGGCAAAATCCGGGCATCCCGGTCTGCCCATGGGGGCTGCGCCGATGGCGTTTGTCCTGTGGGATCAGTTCATGCGGTTCAATCCCAAGAATCCCAAATGGTATAACCGCGATCGGTTTGTGCTGTCCGCCGGACATGGCTGTATGTTGCAGTATGCCCTGATGTATCTGACGGGCTATGACAGCGTGACGCTGGATGATGTGAAGAATTTCCGCCAGTGGGGATCGAAAACGCCCGGACACCCGGAAAACTTTGAAACTGCCGGTGTGGAAGTCACGACGGGGCCGCTGGGTCAGGGAATCGCGAATGCGGTGGGTCTGGCAATGGCAGAGGCTCACATGGCGGCTCGCTTCAACAAGCCCGACTGTACCCTGATCGATCACTATACCTATGTGATTCTGGGCGACGGCTGCAACATGGAAGGCGTTTCCGGTGAGGCTTGCTCCCTGGCAGGACACCTGGGACTGGGTAAGCTAATTGCCCTCTACGACGACAACCATATTTCGATCGACGGTTCGACCGATGTGTCGTTCACCGAAGATGTGAGCAAGCGGTTTGAGGCGTATGGCTGGCACGTTCTCCACGTCGAAGACGGCAACACGGACTTAGAGGGCATCGCAAAGGCGATCGAGGAAGCGAAGAAAGTCACCGACAAGCCGACCATGATCAAGGTGACGACGACGATCGGCTACGGTTCTCCCAACAAGGCAAATACGGCAGGCGTTCACGGTTCTCCCCTGGGCGGCGACGAAATTCAGCTCACCCGCGACAAACTGGGCTGGAAGTATGGCTCGTTTGAAGTGCCTGGAGAGGCGTTGGATCATTTCCGTCAGGCAGTCGATCGTGGCGCTAGCCTGGAAGCCGAGTGGAGCGAAACCCTGGCACAGTACAGAACGAAGTATCCCCAGGAAGCTGCTGAATTCGAGCGTATGCTCAGCGGTACACTGCCGGAAGGCTGGGAGAAAGCTCTGCCCGTCTACACGCCGGAAGACAAGGCACTGGCAACCCGTCAAACCTCCGAGAAGAGCCTGAACGCTCTGGCTCCCGTCCTGCCTGAACTGATCGGCGGCTCTGCCGACCTGACCCACTCCAACCTCACCTACCTGAAGGGCTTTGGCGACTTCCAGAAGGGCAGTTTTGGCGGACGTAACCTCCGCTTTGGGGTACGGGAACACGGCATGGGCGCAATCTGTAACGGCATCGCTCTGCACGGCTCCGGTCTGATTCCCTACGGTGCAACCTTCCTGGTGTTCACCGACTATATGCGCGGTGCGATCCGTCTGTCGGCTCTGGCAGAGTGCGGCGTAATTTGGGTGATGACCCACGACTCGATCGCGCTTGGTGAAGATGGTCCCACCCACCAGCCCGTTGAAACGATCGCCTCCCTGCGGGCAATCCCCAACCTGACTGTCTTCCGCCCTGCGGATGGCAATGAGACTTCTGCGGCTTACAAGGTGGCTGTGGAATATGCGAATCAGCACCGTCCGACTCTGATGGCAATGTCGCGTCAGGGTCTGCCGAATCTGGGTGGCACGATCGAGCAGGCGGCGAAGGGCGCGTATGTCTTGTCCGACAGCGAAGGTACACCGGATATTATCCTGATTGGCACGGGCAGCGAAGTTTCCCTTTGCGTCAAGGCAGCGGAACAGCTCAATGGCGAAGGCAAGAAGGTGCGCGTCGTTTCCATGCCCTCCTGGGAAGTGTTCGAGGAGCAGGATGCGGCGTATAAGGAATCCGTTCTGCCGAAGGACGTGAAGAAGCGTCTGGCAGTGGAAGCCGGAATTAGCTTTGGCTGGTGTCGCTATGTGGGTGATCAGGGCGCTACGATCAGCATCGATCAGTTTGGTGCTTCGGCTCCGGGCGGTGTGCTGATGGAGAAGTTTGGCTTCACCGTAGAGAACGTGGTGAGTAAGGCGAAGGCGCTGCTGGGCTAA
- a CDS encoding sulfate ABC transporter substrate-binding protein, whose protein sequence is MFQIRKLRQFVGLLLAGIGLSVALAACAGGGGGTATTSTAPDGTAAGEPVELTFVSFAVTQSAYEKIIPLFTNKWKQEKNQDVTFNQSYGGSGSQTRAVIDGLEADIVALALALDTQKIEKAGLIQSGWEKELPNDSIVTKSVIALVTREGNPKNVKSWSDLTRSDVKVITANPKTSGGARWNFLGLWGSVSDNPDDTKALDYTTNVFKNVPVLPKDAREATDVFFKQKQGDVLLNYENEVLLAKQKGEVLPYVIPDPNISIDNPIAVVDTNVDKHDTREVAEAFVQFLFTPEAQREFAKAGFRPVDTAVSQEFAQEYPKINNLATVQDFGGWSAVQEKFFDDGSAFDKIQAQAGRV, encoded by the coding sequence ATGTTTCAGATTCGTAAATTGCGGCAGTTTGTCGGGCTGCTGCTCGCGGGAATTGGTTTGAGTGTTGCCCTGGCAGCCTGTGCGGGCGGTGGTGGCGGAACGGCGACTACTTCGACAGCCCCAGATGGTACGGCAGCAGGGGAACCTGTAGAACTGACCTTTGTTTCCTTTGCCGTTACCCAGTCCGCCTACGAAAAGATCATTCCGCTGTTTACGAATAAGTGGAAACAGGAAAAGAATCAAGACGTGACGTTTAACCAGAGCTACGGCGGCTCCGGTTCCCAAACTCGTGCGGTGATCGATGGTTTGGAAGCCGACATCGTGGCGTTAGCACTGGCGCTGGACACCCAAAAGATTGAAAAAGCAGGGCTGATCCAGTCCGGATGGGAGAAAGAACTGCCCAATGACAGTATCGTGACCAAATCCGTAATTGCGCTGGTGACGCGGGAAGGCAATCCCAAGAACGTTAAATCCTGGTCAGACCTGACCCGCAGCGATGTGAAGGTGATTACGGCGAATCCTAAAACCTCCGGAGGTGCGCGGTGGAACTTCCTCGGACTGTGGGGTTCCGTTTCAGATAATCCTGATGATACGAAGGCGCTGGACTACACCACAAACGTATTCAAGAACGTGCCCGTATTGCCCAAGGATGCTCGCGAAGCCACGGACGTATTCTTTAAGCAAAAGCAGGGCGATGTGCTGCTGAACTACGAAAACGAAGTACTGCTGGCAAAACAAAAAGGCGAAGTGTTGCCCTACGTGATTCCTGACCCTAATATTTCGATCGATAATCCCATCGCTGTCGTAGATACCAACGTCGATAAGCACGACACGCGGGAAGTGGCAGAAGCTTTTGTGCAGTTCCTCTTTACGCCGGAAGCACAGCGGGAGTTTGCGAAGGCAGGTTTTCGTCCCGTAGATACGGCGGTTTCCCAGGAATTTGCTCAGGAATATCCCAAGATCAATAACCTTGCGACAGTCCAGGACTTTGGTGGCTGGAGCGCAGTGCAGGAGAAATTCTTTGACGACGGTTCTGCTTTTGACAAAATTCAGGCGCAGGCTGGACGAGTTTAG
- a CDS encoding SDR family oxidoreductase, with translation MANLVLVVGATGGVGQLAVAKLLEKEIPVRVLTRSAEKAKKLFDDKVEAAIGDIRQPETLSSAMQGITHLICATGTTAFPSARWQFDLPETKGLQKLQQWQKIFLDKGYRNAHAKNSPQIVDADGVRHIVEAAPRDLQRFVFVSSCGVEHKTQFPYTVLNAFGVLDAKQQGEAAIVQSGLPYTIIRPGQLIDGPFTSYDLNTLMKATTGGKKGITIGTGDTLSGQTSRIDVAAACVESLNDSNAANKIFEIVNKGNRPETIDWSGLFASIA, from the coding sequence GTGGCAAATCTGGTATTGGTGGTGGGCGCAACGGGCGGCGTAGGACAGTTGGCGGTAGCGAAACTGCTGGAGAAGGAAATTCCGGTAAGAGTTCTGACGCGCAGTGCCGAGAAAGCAAAAAAGCTGTTTGACGATAAGGTCGAAGCGGCGATCGGGGATATCCGTCAGCCTGAAACCCTCTCCTCTGCGATGCAGGGCATTACCCACCTGATTTGCGCTACGGGAACAACCGCATTTCCCTCGGCTCGCTGGCAGTTTGACCTTCCCGAAACGAAGGGACTGCAAAAGCTTCAGCAGTGGCAAAAGATTTTTCTGGACAAGGGCTATCGCAACGCCCACGCCAAAAACAGTCCTCAAATCGTTGATGCCGATGGTGTTCGTCACATCGTCGAAGCGGCTCCTCGCGACCTTCAGCGATTTGTCTTCGTATCCTCCTGCGGCGTAGAACACAAAACCCAGTTTCCCTATACTGTCCTGAATGCCTTTGGTGTTCTCGATGCCAAGCAGCAGGGCGAAGCCGCGATCGTCCAATCCGGTCTTCCCTACACGATCATCCGCCCCGGACAGCTGATCGACGGTCCCTTTACTTCCTACGATCTCAACACCCTGATGAAAGCCACTACAGGCGGCAAAAAAGGAATCACGATTGGCACTGGTGACACCCTCTCCGGACAAACTAGCCGCATCGATGTCGCCGCCGCCTGCGTCGAATCCCTCAACGACTCCAACGCTGCCAACAAAATTTTTGAAATTGTGAATAAGGGTAATCGCCCTGAAACGATCGACTGGTCAGGACTATTCGCCTCGATCGCCTGA
- a CDS encoding M48 family metalloprotease — protein sequence MITRFTRKIAGLSALGMLALTVTAPIAQAQSSSPPAPAESSSYDRAQAELPGDMYVLYRIVERMARANGLDDSPWRVEIVPTYDNYAFATQPNRVAVHRGLLDQLAGDPAAIACVVAHEMGHSVKQHIALGEEARAVQQAQLAEQLSQQMVAQSQQMTRRANGAATAGNVVGTLGGFLGFLGPLGVIGGSVLSGVGGAISQGAMGDPSEEIQEQMDAYYEQVAQLNEKFAAAARQQELEADEAGYRYTTQAGFEPQGCLRAMAVLSRIPNAEPDADQPSLPDRITAMQQLIDNASAAALVAEGQAKLTGTQPLPYSDLSREGNSLRVNARSPLGGTGEQPGGMSEIDRLLGR from the coding sequence ATGATTACCCGTTTCACCCGAAAAATTGCCGGACTGTCGGCTCTGGGAATGCTGGCTCTCACCGTTACTGCACCGATCGCCCAGGCGCAATCTTCGTCGCCTCCTGCTCCAGCCGAAAGTTCCTCTTACGATCGTGCCCAGGCAGAATTACCGGGCGATATGTATGTGCTGTATCGGATTGTGGAACGAATGGCGCGAGCCAATGGGTTAGATGACAGCCCGTGGAGAGTGGAGATTGTGCCCACCTACGATAACTATGCTTTTGCTACGCAGCCTAATCGCGTTGCGGTTCATCGGGGTCTGCTAGATCAGCTAGCGGGAGATCCTGCGGCGATCGCCTGCGTTGTGGCACATGAGATGGGGCACAGCGTCAAGCAGCACATTGCTTTGGGAGAAGAGGCACGAGCAGTTCAGCAGGCGCAGCTGGCAGAGCAACTTAGTCAGCAGATGGTGGCACAAAGTCAGCAGATGACTCGCAGGGCAAACGGGGCGGCTACGGCAGGAAACGTGGTTGGAACGCTGGGCGGCTTTCTGGGCTTCCTGGGTCCGCTAGGGGTGATCGGCGGCAGTGTTTTAAGTGGTGTGGGTGGGGCAATTTCCCAAGGCGCTATGGGTGATCCGTCTGAAGAAATCCAGGAACAGATGGATGCCTATTATGAGCAGGTTGCCCAACTCAACGAAAAATTTGCCGCAGCTGCACGGCAGCAGGAATTAGAAGCCGATGAAGCGGGATATCGCTATACAACTCAGGCGGGCTTTGAACCTCAGGGATGCCTGCGAGCAATGGCAGTTTTAAGCCGCATTCCGAATGCTGAACCCGATGCCGATCAGCCCAGTCTGCCCGATCGTATTACCGCCATGCAGCAATTGATTGACAATGCTTCAGCCGCCGCTCTGGTTGCCGAGGGTCAGGCAAAACTCACCGGAACTCAGCCGCTTCCCTACAGCGATCTGTCGCGAGAAGGTAATTCTTTGCGTGTAAATGCCCGATCGCCTTTGGGGGGAACTGGAGAGCAGCCTGGTGGAATGAGCGAGATCGATCGCCTTTTGGGAAGATAG